The Sulfobacillus thermosulfidooxidans genome segment ACCATCCTGCCTTATCTGATGCCGTCTCCGTTATTCGTGTGGGCGAGGACTTAGATCAGCTCGAGGATTTGTCGTTCTATTTGGAACACCGCTTACATCGTCAGGCTTATGGTCTATCCCATTAGAGTGATGTGAAAGGAGGACCCATGTGATATCCAATAAAACTCAAATCATATTACGGGGAATTTGGATGAGCGCGCTCTTTTGGCCTTATACGCATGGGGGAGGCTTTCATGATGCCGCCTTATTAGCTCTGACTCCCCTATGGTTATCGTTTGGGGAATTGTGGTCTTCTTGGATTTTGCGCTGGACTACATGGATCATCATAATGGTTGCCGAATTAACCGCAGAATGGGCATCATTGCCCAGCTTACGCCATGTTTTTATCACCTTTTCGCGTTCGGTTTTAGTCTTGCACCAGTTGTCCTTCGCGAATTGGAACCAAATTTCTGCGCATATCGCGACCCCCTTACTATTAATCGGCGCGCTTTTGGGGTGGCATGTGTTTCGTCAGGCTAATAATACCCGGCGCATTGCAACCCTTTTAGTCATCGGCATTGCCGCTTTGGCGATCAATCATGTGTTCTGGCAACTACCCGCGGAACACCCTCTCTTTGCCTATGCAGCCATTGGCTTATTATTATTATCCTCGCACCATGTTTTAACGCCGTTGTCCCGCCAAGGATCATCTGGCCTCATGGCCAGCGTTGTTGCTGCTGTCACCATATTCGTGCCTTTGAGTTTAGGATGGGGTGGAACACCGCGCCCTGGTCATGCCAGTTTAGGATTTTTAGGCGGAAATTTACAAGATCTCAGATTTCTAACGGGAACAGGCGCCACAACAGGATATTCAGAAGGCATCAATCATATCGGACATTCGATTGTTCCAAATTATAATCCCGTGATGATTGTCCATTCAAAATCTCCGCATTACTGGCAAGCAGAGATTTTCAACACATTCACCGGCAAAGAATGGACGAATCCCGGATCCAATGCGGTGCAAATTACGCCCGAAGATTCAGGCATCCCGTTATTTAGCCTTCCCTTTGATACGTCGCAAGTCTCCACCACAACCGACACAATAACGTTTCAAGCAGTAAACGGCCATCCTTTTCGAACCCTGTTCTATCCAGGCGTCCCCTTATCCTTCGGTTCTGGGCCGTCATCCCTGGTGTTATATCCAAATAAAGAACATTTTGTGTCAAATGCTATTTCTTCGTACCGCGTAACCAGTATCATTCCCCATTTCAATGCAACGTTGCTAAGTCATGTCACCTTTGGCGAATATCCTACCCCGAACTTATCTCAAGACCTACAAATTCCTAGTAATCTTTCTCCGCGGGTCGGTCAGTTAGCCAATCAGATTACTCAACACGCTTCAGGACCTTGGCAAGCCGCTTTAGACATCAAACATTATCTCGACACGCATTATGGCTATTCGTTTCATGTCACCCCGACACAGCACAATGTGGTGAACCATTTCTTGTTTACTGATAAAGTAGGCTATTGCGATCAATTTTCCACTGCGTTCATTATGATGATGCGCAGCATTGGTATACCGGCCCGGTGGGTCGCGGGATATGCCCCAGGTCAATATAACGCCCATGATCATGGCTATTTAGTCCGTGCCATCGATGCGCATTCATGGGCTCAAATTTACATTGCACCCTTTGGCTGGATTCCCATTGATCCGACTCCCGGGTTTAACATTCCTGATCTGTCTGTCCCCAAAACTCCTTCATCATTGACGTCGCAAACCTCCCTATCTATCCCAGTCACTTCGGCCGTGCCGAAAGTTCACTACAATCCACCCCCCGGGGTCAATGAGCACACGCTCAAAACGCCTACGGCTAAAAGCTCCCACCGGGTGAATTCGTCCCGCAGATTTCTACCCGTAAGAAAACTCTTGAGTTTTCTCCTCTTGGCGCTAATTATCCTAATGGCCATCTTTGGCATCCGTGTGCGCAAATACCGCCTAGCACGCAATCCACAAGCCGCGGCGATTAGATTATGGCGTCAAATCAGATGGTGGACCCAGTTTAGAATGCGTATCCCCACAATGAGTCTCACCCCCCGAGAATGGTTAGCCCTGTGGCAGGTGAATATGCGTGCCGATACTTCCGAAAGCCAGCAATTAGTCCAATATCTCGAGCGCGGTTTATATGGCCCCAACTCATGGTCTATGGACGATGCCCGTCAAGCACAACGTCTGTGGAAAAGACTGCGCTTTGCCATTAAAAAATCCTCATCAACGTCACAGGCATCATAAAAAAGACCAGCACCTTTTAGCGATTGCTGGTCTTTTTTTTGTAATAGCGTTACATATCTCGAGATGATGATGAAGGGAATAAGAGAACTTGTCGCCCATCCAAATATCGTTCTAATTTCCGCTTAACACGTTGTAATGCATTATCAATGGATTTCACATGCCGTCTTAAATCTACAGCAATTTCCTGGTAGGATCGGCCATCGAGGTAGGCCATAAGGACTTTCCATTCCAGATCACTCAAAATTTCACCCATTTTTTCTTCGATATCCCCGAATTCTTCCCGGTGAATGATCATTTCTTCAGGATCTGCAACTTTGGCCGTGGATACAACATCATATAAGGTGCGGTCAGAATCTTCTTCATAAATCGGTTTGTTCAAAGACACGTAAGAATTCAACGGAATGTGCTTTTGTCGTGTTGCCGTTTTAATGGCGGTAATTATTTGCCGGGTAATACATAATTCCGCAAATGCCCGGAAGGATGACAGCTTGTCACTGCGAAAATCGCGAATGGCTTTGTATAATCCAATCATGCCTTCTTGCACAATGTCTTCACGGTCCGCACCGATTAAAAAATATGAGCGAGCCTTGGCACGAACAAAATTCCGATATTTTTGAATCACATATTCGAGCGCATCCGCGCTGCCTTCGCGGGCATCTTGAACGATATCTTCATCGGTCATGTTATCAAAGCCGTTCGGCATTTCGTACGAGGGGCCTAACACACTCACATCGCCTCCATCACCAAGGCCTAAAGAAATCAGAATATTCTATAACAATACGTTAAAGAAACTTCACTTCGGCTAATGTCTGCCTCATTATAGCGAGGCACGAAAATCGCCGTCAAGTCTTCTGACGGCGAAACGTGTAACTTTTGCGTTTTTTGTCCACATTCATAAAAAATATGGCACGTTTACGGTGCTTGTCGCTGCCTGACCACTTCGAACGCCAAGACCGCGCATGCTGTGGCCGCATTCAACGAGGCAACTTGACCCACCATGGGCAATCGCACAGTTTGATCACAGCGTTTCTTCACTAAGGGCCGAATCCCTTGCCCTTCGGCTCCGATCACGATCGCCGTGGGACCATGATAATCTGCCTGCGTATACAGAATTTCCCCTTGGGGATCCGCGGCATAAACAAAGATCCCCCACTTTTTGATGGTCTCGATAGTTTGCGCCAAGTTGGACACAACCGCCACCGGGACATATTCGGTGGCCCCGGCTGAGGCTTTACGCACAGCAGGCGTCAGCGGTGCGCTATTACGGCTCGGTATAATTACGGCATCAGCTCCAGCGGCATTAGCCACACGAATTATTGCCCCCAAATTTTGTGGATCCTGAATTTGATCCAGGACAATCAAAAACGCATCAAATCCCCGGTTCCTGACCAGAGCATACACATCATCTAACGTCGCAAGGGGCGCAACACTGATTAATCCTACTACTCCTTGATGATTCAACTCCCCAGCTAACTCGTCCAATTTAGCCCGGGGCACTTCATGAATCACGACACCTTTTTCCCGGGCAATCCCGAGAATTTCTTTAAGGCTACCTTCAGCCAGCTGATTTTGGACCCACAATCGCTGCAAGGGACGCCCGGCTCGCAATGCTTCAAGGACCGGATGCCGTCCCACAATAACCGATTCATTGGCTGTAACCGACGTTGTGGGTTCAAAACTACCGCTATTCTTACGCGCGTCTTCGCGCTGATTAGCGGGTTTGGCCATTTTCCGCCGCGAAAGTGATCCGCGGTCCCGTGGGCGTGTCTTCAATGTAATATCCCGCCTTTATTAGTAAATTACGTATTTGATCAGCCTGAACATAATCACGATTTTTCCTGGCTTGCTCGCGAATGGCGATTAAACGTGTGGCCAAGTCGTTCACATCCTGATGCTCTTGAGTGGCTGGGGCCGGAAGGAAGTCTAAAATTATATTGGCTTGAACCAGGTTATGACGTGCCCATCCTAAGGCATAAGCTCGGTGGTTTTGTTCCATACCTTGATAGGCGTTGTGCACCATATCAAAGATCTCCGCAAAAGCCCGAGCCGTATTAAAGTCATCGTCCAAAACACTCAAAAAGTTCGACTCAAATGTTCGCAGTCGTTCCGCCCACGACGCATCAACCCATTCGCTCGGAGCGGGAGCATCTTTAGCCTCCTCCCATAATCGCCAAATACGCTGAAGTCCCCGTCCCCATTCTTCAAGTCCTTGCACACTAAAATCTAAAGGGGTCCGGTAGTGGACACTAAGCAAATACGTTCGTAACACCAGGGGATCCACATGGCGGATAATTTCCTGAAGACTAAGACCATTCCCTAAGGATTTGGACATTTTAACCGCATTTTGTGTAATCAATCCATTATGAACCCAAAACTGTGCCGGTTCACAGTCAAATAGCCCCTGGGATTGAGCCCGTTCATTCTCATGATGAGGAAAAATTAAATCCATGCCGCCCCCATGCAAATCAAATTGACGGCCAAGGTATCGCGAAGCCATGGTGGAGCATTCAATATGCCATCCCGGCCGGCCATATCCCCATGGGCTCTCCCAACCGGGTTCCTCTGCCGGGGCACTTTTCCATAGAGCAAAATCTGCTGGATCGTGTTTTCCCTCATGAACCTCGACCCGAACCCCTTGATAAAGTTCTTCTAACCGCCTGCCTGAAAGCTGTCCATAGTTTTCATCCGTATTCACAGAAAAATAGACATCCTGACCAGCCACGTAAGCCTTTTGCCGGTCAATCAGCCCCTGAATAAACGTAATAATTTCAGCAATATTTTCTGTTACCCGGGGAGCAAAATCTGGAGGGAGCACATGCAATTGCTGCATCAATTGATTGTACTGTTCCATATACTTCGCGGCCAATTGACTGGCCGAAACCCTCTCGGTTTGAGATTGGTTGACAATTTTATCATCAATATCCGTAAAATTTTGGACATGGCGAACAATATAACCCCGGCGCATAAAGTGCCGTTTAATCACATCCCAGACGACAGCAGGCCTGGCATGCCCCACGTGAGCTTCGGCATACGGCGTCACACCACACACGTAAATCGACACTTCTCCTTCACGCAGTGGAATGAAGGGGCGTTTTGTCCGGGTCAAGCTATCATAAATTTGAATCATGGGCCGATCCTTTCTTCTTAATAGCTTAATAGCATTTCATGCCAGCGTCATGCTCGCATTTTAGGAAAACTTGCTGACCGCGTCAATCTACAAGATAGGAAACAATCCGGCTTCACCGAGATTTTAAGGGATAGGGCTTGTCCTTAAAACTTGGTGCTTAGCCCGCGCTTCTTTTAAAATGGGACTATAATAGGTGTCGAAATCTGATATCATTGTCAGTTCGACATGATCATCATGAACCTAAAGGTCGTCTTATATGCGTGTGCGGCCTTCAGGTGTTCACCGCTCTTAAAACGGGTTATTACATAGATTTCCGCAATGATCGCGCACTACTGACCAGCAGGAAGGCGGGACACTCTTTTGAACATACGGCAAGGTGTACAGTATAGTTTAATCCTGGCTTCGGCAATCCTCCTAAGCGGATGTCACTCAACTTCATCCCAGGGCCCCCAAAAGCTTATCCAAACCGCGAGCCGAGCCACGCGATATGTTAATTTGCCGGTGATTCGGTGGCATCCGGTTTCTGTTGGACCCGAAGTGCTTTTGGACGAAGGCACGGCCATTTCTTCGGTTCTGCCTGGACCAGATGGACGCATCTATTACGGAACCAGCAATCCCCTCGGGGATAGCACGGTAATTGGCTGGTACAATCCGCAATCCGGTCAAAACCTGTGGCGAACCGTCCCCCGGATGCCATATTTTCCGAGTCATTCGGGATTAACGGTCTCAAATTTAAGCTTAAGCCAATCCGCATACTGGGGAGCTGTAGATTTAATCGTCAGCGGAGCCCACACGGTGTGGTACCGTCACTGGGGATATGTGGGGGGCTTCACGAATGAGAATCGTTTTGTTCCCGGCGATTATGCTATTCCTGGACCCACCGTACATCGCAATCCATACACTGCTTCGGTCTACACCTCTTTTCAAGGAACCCAGCTCGTTCGGATTATGAACGTGAATACGAAACAGATGCAGTCCTATCCTCTTCCTAGTAACACCGCACCCGTCGCCATTGACTTTGGACATAGCTCCCAGCATGTCTGGCTTCTGAGTGCGAATACACTTTGGGAACTGAACACCCAAGATAATCAGTGGACACCGCAAGCTGAGGCTCCTATGGGAGATTTCTTTGTCAGTATGGGCCAATTTCGCCAGGGTCTGTGGATCGTCGATGCAAACGGCAATATTGGCCTCATTCAACACCAACAAATTCAGTGGATTGCCCATTTGTCCCTCAGTCCTATTGCTGCAGAAACAGCTGGCCATGATGGTCTGTGGTTAGCATCCGTCCATCATTTGACACTGTGGTTACCACATCACGGGATCAAACAGTGGGCATGGCCTAAACTGTCCTATCCGGCCCCCGCATCCACTTGGAGTCAACTTGGCTCGAAAACTCCTCCCGACTGGCC includes the following:
- a CDS encoding transglutaminase domain-containing protein — protein: MISNKTQIILRGIWMSALFWPYTHGGGFHDAALLALTPLWLSFGELWSSWILRWTTWIIIMVAELTAEWASLPSLRHVFITFSRSVLVLHQLSFANWNQISAHIATPLLLIGALLGWHVFRQANNTRRIATLLVIGIAALAINHVFWQLPAEHPLFAYAAIGLLLLSSHHVLTPLSRQGSSGLMASVVAAVTIFVPLSLGWGGTPRPGHASLGFLGGNLQDLRFLTGTGATTGYSEGINHIGHSIVPNYNPVMIVHSKSPHYWQAEIFNTFTGKEWTNPGSNAVQITPEDSGIPLFSLPFDTSQVSTTTDTITFQAVNGHPFRTLFYPGVPLSFGSGPSSLVLYPNKEHFVSNAISSYRVTSIIPHFNATLLSHVTFGEYPTPNLSQDLQIPSNLSPRVGQLANQITQHASGPWQAALDIKHYLDTHYGYSFHVTPTQHNVVNHFLFTDKVGYCDQFSTAFIMMMRSIGIPARWVAGYAPGQYNAHDHGYLVRAIDAHSWAQIYIAPFGWIPIDPTPGFNIPDLSVPKTPSSLTSQTSLSIPVTSAVPKVHYNPPPGVNEHTLKTPTAKSSHRVNSSRRFLPVRKLLSFLLLALIILMAIFGIRVRKYRLARNPQAAAIRLWRQIRWWTQFRMRIPTMSLTPREWLALWQVNMRADTSESQQLVQYLERGLYGPNSWSMDDARQAQRLWKRLRFAIKKSSSTSQAS
- the rlmB gene encoding 23S rRNA (guanosine(2251)-2'-O)-methyltransferase RlmB, which produces MAKPANQREDARKNSGSFEPTTSVTANESVIVGRHPVLEALRAGRPLQRLWVQNQLAEGSLKEILGIAREKGVVIHEVPRAKLDELAGELNHQGVVGLISVAPLATLDDVYALVRNRGFDAFLIVLDQIQDPQNLGAIIRVANAAGADAVIIPSRNSAPLTPAVRKASAGATEYVPVAVVSNLAQTIETIKKWGIFVYAADPQGEILYTQADYHGPTAIVIGAEGQGIRPLVKKRCDQTVRLPMVGQVASLNAATACAVLAFEVVRQRQAP
- the cysS gene encoding cysteine--tRNA ligase; the encoded protein is MIQIYDSLTRTKRPFIPLREGEVSIYVCGVTPYAEAHVGHARPAVVWDVIKRHFMRRGYIVRHVQNFTDIDDKIVNQSQTERVSASQLAAKYMEQYNQLMQQLHVLPPDFAPRVTENIAEIITFIQGLIDRQKAYVAGQDVYFSVNTDENYGQLSGRRLEELYQGVRVEVHEGKHDPADFALWKSAPAEEPGWESPWGYGRPGWHIECSTMASRYLGRQFDLHGGGMDLIFPHHENERAQSQGLFDCEPAQFWVHNGLITQNAVKMSKSLGNGLSLQEIIRHVDPLVLRTYLLSVHYRTPLDFSVQGLEEWGRGLQRIWRLWEEAKDAPAPSEWVDASWAERLRTFESNFLSVLDDDFNTARAFAEIFDMVHNAYQGMEQNHRAYALGWARHNLVQANIILDFLPAPATQEHQDVNDLATRLIAIREQARKNRDYVQADQIRNLLIKAGYYIEDTPTGPRITFAAENGQTR
- the sigH gene encoding RNA polymerase sporulation sigma factor SigH; the protein is MPNGFDNMTDEDIVQDAREGSADALEYVIQKYRNFVRAKARSYFLIGADREDIVQEGMIGLYKAIRDFRSDKLSSFRAFAELCITRQIITAIKTATRQKHIPLNSYVSLNKPIYEEDSDRTLYDVVSTAKVADPEEMIIHREEFGDIEEKMGEILSDLEWKVLMAYLDGRSYQEIAVDLRRHVKSIDNALQRVKRKLERYLDGRQVLLFPSSSSRDM